In one Vanessa tameamea isolate UH-Manoa-2023 chromosome 12, ilVanTame1 primary haplotype, whole genome shotgun sequence genomic region, the following are encoded:
- the LOC113392982 gene encoding uncharacterized transmembrane protein DDB_G0289901-like — protein sequence MGICVQYVLCLINLLIVGAIPNSLFSNAAFGVENFRLRRQAGISAQQMYYAYPAPTSGNTGNVGYSNTGSTGATSTATSGATGYNYGGATQNTVIGSAGATGDGSINSGYTSSGATMTSGGSSGYSYNAGTQNTASISNGGSTSIVSGSRGYEYKNTDLQTVTNSGSSGYSASSSGSSSVISTGVSTKAPEYLPPTNNGGGNIGVSVSSNTQTGTASVMPSDIYLPPTVSVSTPQLTPSVTVTQTGGNAVPQVSGPTQTYVPPVSPPSSAYLMPSSGQKTSNVQNTQSQVTVISTGNVQSVPTQEYLPPVITSSGKSESAFTPAAKYLPPVF from the exons ATGGGCATATGCGTCCAATATGTTTTgtgtttaatcaatttattgatTGTTGGAGCGATTCCTAATAGTCTTTTCTCTAATGCTGCGTTTGGAGTGGAAAACTTTCGATTACGTCGTCAGGCTGG GATATCAGCACAACAAATGTACTATGCATATCCAGCACCAACCAGCGGCAACACCGGCAACGTCGGGTACTCCAACACAGGCTCTACAGGAGCAACTTCGACAGCAACTTCAGGTGCGACCGGATATAATTACGGTGGTGCGACACAAAATACTGTAATTGGATCAGCCGGCGCTACTGGCGATGGTAGTATTAATAGTGGGTACACGAGCTCGGGCGCCACAATGACTTCAGGTGGTTCGTCGGGATATAGTTACAACGCTGGAACACAAAACACTGCTTCAATATCTAATGGAGGCAGTACATCTATAGTATCAGGATCTAGAGgatatgaatacaaaaatacagacTTGCAAACTGTAACCAATTCAGGATCTTCTGGTTATAGTGCTTCGTCTTCAGGGTCAAGCTCTGTCATATCTACCGGTGTCTCAACGAAGGCCCCAGAATATTTACCACCTACAAATAATGGAGGAGGTAATATAGGTGTTAGCGTATCATCAAATACTCAAACTGGAACAGCGAGTGTTATGCCATCTGATATTTATCTTCCACCGACAGTATCAGTTTCTACGCCACAACTTACTCCATCAGTGACTGTAACACAGACCGGCGGCAATGCTGTACCACAAGTAAGCGGCCCGACACAAACGTATGTTCCTCCAGTAAGCCCCCCCAGTTCCGCTTATTTGATGCCAAGTTCTGGTCAGAAAACTTCAAATGTTCAGAACACCCAATCACAAGTAACAGTGATATCAACAGGCAATGTGCAATCCGTACCCACCCAAGAGTACTTGCCCCCGGTAATTACCTCTTCTGGAAAGTCTGAATCTGCTTTTACACCTGCAGCAAAGTATTTACCACctgttttttaa